From a single Microbacterium murale genomic region:
- a CDS encoding TetR/AcrR family transcriptional regulator — MAVFIPELAPLTPGAARVLDAASRLFYEQGIHAIGVDTIAEAAGVTKKTLYDRFGSKEALVVSYLQHRDARWRAHVADHLARAPEPGAARILAVFDAAISWSDENSPKGCSAINARAEIGDGHDGHPVFPEVSRQKAWLLELFVELCREAGVSDAESTAQGMMLLYEGAIVTVGMETFAQPFEVARGLAARMLAQELA, encoded by the coding sequence ATGGCCGTCTTCATTCCCGAACTCGCCCCACTCACCCCAGGTGCCGCCCGTGTGCTCGACGCTGCCTCACGGCTCTTCTACGAGCAGGGCATCCACGCGATCGGCGTCGACACGATCGCCGAAGCCGCCGGCGTCACGAAGAAGACGCTCTACGACAGGTTCGGCTCGAAAGAGGCGCTGGTCGTCTCGTACCTGCAGCACCGGGATGCGCGCTGGCGTGCGCATGTCGCCGACCATCTCGCGCGGGCGCCCGAGCCCGGGGCGGCACGCATCCTCGCCGTGTTCGACGCGGCGATCAGCTGGTCGGACGAGAACAGTCCGAAGGGTTGCAGCGCGATCAACGCCCGCGCCGAGATCGGCGACGGTCACGACGGGCACCCTGTCTTCCCTGAGGTCTCCCGTCAGAAGGCGTGGCTGCTCGAGCTGTTCGTCGAGCTGTGCCGCGAGGCCGGCGTCTCAGACGCCGAGTCGACGGCGCAGGGCATGATGCTTCTCTATGAGGGCGCGATCGTCACTGTCGGCATGGAGACCTTCGCACAGCCGTTCGAGGTGGCACGAGGGCTGGCGGCCCGGATGCTTGCTCAGGAGCTCGCCTGA
- a CDS encoding MmcQ/YjbR family DNA-binding protein, whose protein sequence is MAVIDDVRALGADLERSYQVHVRGRLKFRVGQIVYVAFSLDESVMGFAFPKEERAALVGGDPRKFQMPSETDLRFNWVHADLASLEPSEAREFVVDAWRMVVPQKVARAYDLEHPDGPG, encoded by the coding sequence ATGGCGGTGATCGACGACGTCCGGGCGCTGGGTGCCGATCTGGAGCGCTCGTACCAAGTGCATGTGCGCGGGAGATTGAAGTTCCGCGTCGGCCAGATCGTGTATGTGGCGTTCTCGCTCGACGAGAGCGTCATGGGCTTTGCCTTCCCGAAGGAGGAGCGGGCTGCCCTCGTCGGCGGCGATCCGCGCAAGTTCCAGATGCCGTCGGAGACGGACCTGCGCTTCAACTGGGTGCATGCCGATCTCGCGTCGCTGGAGCCGAGCGAGGCGCGCGAGTTCGTCGTCGACGCGTGGCGCATGGTCGTTCCCCAGAAGGTCGCCCGTGCCTACGATCTCGAACACCCCGACGGCCCGGGTTGA
- a CDS encoding DMT family transporter: protein MSKQIGIVRASVTVMAGAAFVLSWSSGFLVPAIASVDVSPLTLLVWRFVPLAAVLLAVVAFTGAGRGVTRADVRHQALIGLFAQFGYCTAVYAAIAEGVATGTTALIDAVQPLVVAMLVGPLLGLRVRGAQWAGLMIGAAGVLLVVRSQLDDSTAHPAAYLWPALAMVCLIIGTFLQRRSEPRTGTLVTLTIHVTVTALALVPVAAIFGALVPPASASFWLASGFAAVFPALTAYGLYWWLLRRVGITALNALLFLVAPTTAAAGALLLGEPLTIVTLIGFALCGAGVAAVLTSEARASRSTVVAAARAQ from the coding sequence GTGAGTAAACAGATCGGTATAGTTCGTGCAAGCGTGACCGTCATGGCCGGTGCGGCCTTCGTCCTGAGCTGGAGCTCCGGCTTTCTCGTTCCGGCGATCGCCTCAGTCGATGTCTCGCCGCTGACTCTGCTCGTGTGGCGGTTCGTTCCCCTCGCCGCTGTCCTGCTCGCGGTCGTCGCATTCACTGGTGCAGGCAGAGGCGTGACGCGAGCGGACGTACGGCACCAGGCGCTCATCGGCCTCTTCGCGCAGTTCGGATACTGCACGGCCGTGTATGCGGCGATCGCGGAAGGCGTCGCCACCGGTACGACGGCGCTGATCGATGCCGTGCAACCGCTCGTCGTCGCGATGCTCGTCGGTCCGCTGCTGGGATTGCGAGTCCGCGGGGCGCAATGGGCCGGGCTCATGATCGGCGCGGCCGGGGTCCTGCTGGTCGTGCGTTCCCAGCTCGACGATTCCACCGCGCACCCGGCCGCCTATCTCTGGCCTGCCCTCGCGATGGTCTGTCTGATCATCGGCACCTTCCTCCAGCGCCGCTCCGAACCTCGGACGGGAACGCTCGTCACACTGACCATCCACGTGACAGTGACCGCCCTGGCGCTGGTGCCGGTCGCCGCGATCTTCGGTGCGCTCGTGCCACCGGCATCCGCCTCGTTCTGGCTCGCGTCCGGATTCGCCGCTGTCTTCCCGGCGCTCACGGCATACGGACTGTACTGGTGGCTGCTGCGCCGGGTGGGAATCACCGCGCTGAACGCCCTCCTCTTCCTCGTCGCTCCGACGACCGCGGCAGCGGGAGCGCTTCTCCTCGGCGAGCCACTCACGATCGTCACGCTCATCGGATTCGCGCTGTGCGGTGCAGGAGTGGCCGCGGTGCTGACGAGCGAGGCGCGCGCGTCGAGGTCCACGGTCGTTGCCGCAGCACGCGCACAATAG
- a CDS encoding PDR/VanB family oxidoreductase: protein MTALVVRELVTETPSIVSIRLESPDGSSLPLWQPGSHIDVQLLTRHERQYSLCGDPADLTAYRIAVRREPRSRGGSHYIHGYLRVGSLVWVRPPRNLFALAEAPSYLLLAAGIGITPILSMARHLAAQNAEWQMTYATRHRDDIAFADELGALGERVTTHVSGESGRLDLPALLSRASPGTAVYACGPQAFIDELTELAGLLPEGSSIHVERFEPRQREHRPNAPFTVVCTQSDVTVEVPAGRSMLESLQGAGIPVEGSCLRGICGSCAMNVLEGEPEHRDSLNSDERSMTIYPCVSRSLSPTLAVDV from the coding sequence ATGACGGCGCTCGTCGTGCGCGAACTCGTCACCGAGACCCCATCGATCGTCAGCATCCGTCTCGAATCCCCGGACGGATCGAGCCTTCCGCTGTGGCAGCCGGGCTCGCACATCGACGTACAGCTGCTCACTCGGCATGAACGCCAGTACTCGCTGTGCGGCGATCCCGCGGATCTCACCGCCTACCGGATCGCCGTCCGCCGTGAGCCGCGCTCGCGCGGCGGCTCGCACTACATCCACGGGTACCTACGGGTGGGCAGTCTGGTCTGGGTGCGTCCACCGCGCAATCTGTTCGCTCTCGCGGAAGCGCCGTCATACCTCCTTCTCGCCGCGGGAATCGGCATCACGCCGATCCTCTCGATGGCACGTCACCTCGCGGCGCAGAACGCGGAATGGCAGATGACGTATGCGACTCGCCACCGCGACGACATCGCATTCGCAGACGAGCTCGGCGCACTCGGCGAGCGGGTCACGACGCACGTCAGCGGTGAATCCGGACGGCTGGATCTGCCCGCCCTTCTCTCCCGAGCTTCGCCTGGCACCGCCGTCTACGCCTGCGGTCCTCAGGCATTCATCGACGAACTCACTGAACTGGCCGGACTGCTGCCCGAGGGGAGCAGCATCCACGTAGAACGCTTCGAACCCCGACAGCGTGAGCACCGGCCGAACGCACCCTTCACCGTGGTCTGCACGCAATCGGACGTCACCGTGGAGGTGCCCGCTGGGCGCTCGATGCTCGAAAGCCTGCAGGGTGCGGGCATCCCCGTCGAGGGCTCATGCCTTCGCGGCATCTGCGGTTCGTGCGCGATGAACGTGCTCGAGGGCGAGCCGGAGCACCGAGACTCGCTCAACAGCGACGAGCGGTCGATGACGATCTACCCATGCGTCTCCCGGTCTCTCTCGCCGACGCTCGCCGTCGACGTCTGA
- a CDS encoding glycosyltransferase produces MTTYLSISVVIPVRNDARLLELCLQALGEQTRRADEIIVVDNGSTDDTAAVAERYGARVVAEPVPGIPQAASAGYDAASGDIIGRLDADSRPGRDWIERIVQRFQSRPELDFLTGDPRFYGSTPLVRWMGEHLYIGGMYAVLTPFLGHAPLFGSNMAMRTDAWRMLSGEVHRNEQNIHDDFDLSFHIRPGMTVLRDRDLVVDVSARPFKDWASLRRRLSFVLPTVRLHMPQQAPHRRRQARRRARIGMPAAQ; encoded by the coding sequence ATGACGACCTACCTCTCCATCTCCGTGGTCATACCGGTGCGCAACGACGCGCGCCTGCTGGAGTTGTGCCTCCAGGCCCTCGGGGAGCAGACCCGCCGAGCGGACGAGATCATCGTGGTCGACAACGGCAGCACTGATGACACGGCGGCAGTGGCAGAGCGGTACGGAGCCCGAGTCGTTGCCGAACCCGTTCCAGGAATACCGCAGGCGGCATCGGCCGGCTATGACGCGGCATCGGGAGACATCATCGGCCGTCTGGACGCCGATTCCCGCCCGGGTCGGGACTGGATCGAGAGGATCGTTCAGAGGTTCCAGAGCCGCCCCGAGCTCGACTTCCTCACCGGCGACCCGCGATTCTACGGATCCACCCCCTTGGTGCGATGGATGGGGGAGCACCTCTACATCGGCGGCATGTATGCGGTACTCACGCCGTTCCTCGGGCATGCGCCGCTGTTCGGCTCGAACATGGCGATGCGCACCGACGCCTGGCGGATGCTGAGCGGCGAAGTGCATCGGAATGAGCAGAACATCCACGACGACTTCGACCTGTCGTTCCACATACGCCCCGGCATGACCGTGCTGCGCGACCGTGACCTCGTCGTCGACGTGTCGGCACGACCGTTCAAGGACTGGGCGTCACTCCGGAGGCGGCTCAGCTTCGTGCTGCCTACCGTCAGGCTGCACATGCCTCAGCAAGCCCCGCATCGGCGGCGGCAGGCCCGTCGCCGCGCACGCATCGGGATGCCAGCGGCCCAGTGA
- a CDS encoding alpha/beta fold hydrolase: MSTDSMSEPMSVPPASLDAALGDIDWTIPPAGSRRSWFSAPSGELAMLSLGDPGQPRVVLVPGATGSKEDFALMLPILAQAGYFVQSFDLAGQYQSHAAGADSAYTHQLFVEDLIAVLESGGPAHLLGYSFAGTIAQLVAVHRPDLLLSLALLTTPPSSGNVFESMRLLGRLAPFTSARRGAALMIWGIVTNKNRVPPRRLHFVRSRFALTSRRSVEEIVGLMMRSPDLRSRVRDLPLPKLVAAGSRDLWPLSAHEMFARDIGAEFRSYATGHSPSETTPHQLSADLLDLYARSGG; the protein is encoded by the coding sequence GTGTCGACAGATTCGATGAGCGAGCCGATGTCGGTTCCCCCGGCATCCCTGGATGCTGCCCTGGGCGACATCGACTGGACGATACCGCCGGCCGGGTCGAGGAGATCCTGGTTCTCCGCCCCCAGCGGCGAACTGGCGATGCTGTCACTGGGTGATCCTGGGCAGCCGCGCGTCGTGCTGGTGCCGGGTGCGACAGGCTCCAAAGAGGACTTCGCGCTGATGCTGCCGATCCTCGCCCAGGCCGGCTACTTCGTGCAGTCGTTCGACCTGGCGGGTCAATACCAGTCGCACGCAGCGGGCGCGGACTCGGCGTACACGCATCAGCTCTTCGTCGAGGACCTCATCGCCGTCCTCGAATCCGGCGGACCCGCGCACCTTCTGGGCTACTCGTTCGCCGGCACGATCGCTCAGCTCGTGGCCGTGCACCGCCCGGATCTCCTCCTCTCCCTCGCGCTCCTGACGACGCCGCCGAGCTCCGGCAATGTCTTCGAGAGCATGCGCTTGCTGGGGCGCCTCGCACCGTTCACGAGCGCGCGCCGTGGTGCCGCTCTCATGATCTGGGGCATCGTGACGAACAAGAATCGCGTCCCGCCCAGGCGGCTCCACTTCGTGCGATCGCGTTTCGCTCTCACCAGTCGGCGCAGTGTCGAGGAGATCGTCGGGCTGATGATGAGATCACCGGATCTGCGGAGTCGTGTGCGGGACCTGCCTCTGCCGAAACTCGTCGCCGCCGGATCACGCGACCTGTGGCCGCTGTCCGCGCACGAGATGTTCGCTCGTGACATCGGAGCGGAATTCCGCAGCTATGCGACGGGACACAGCCCGAGCGAGACCACGCCGCATCAGCTCAGCGCGGACCTGCTCGACCTGTACGCCCGATCCGGGGGCTGA